A window of Bacteroidales bacterium contains these coding sequences:
- a CDS encoding molybdopterin-dependent oxidoreductase, producing the protein MTNIKITINNKEINTVSGKTILEVVNDHKIDTIPTLCHDERIPPFGSCFLCVVEIKGVEKLVPSCSTPISDGMEIYTDNEKIRSSRKTALELLFSNHYADCVGPCKNDCPAGVDVQGYLALISMKEYREALMLIKQNNPMPISIGRICVRHCELACRRNIIDEPVAINALKRYVADLDNNLWIPQIKNKKNKKVAVVGGGPSGLTCAYYLAIEGYSVTIFEKLPELGGMLRYGIPEYRLPKKVLDSEIQWILNLGIDVKKGIEMGRDFSTKELHNNGFDAIYLAVGAHKAMGMRLDNEDVTEGVIKGIDFLRNVELNGSVNLHGTVAVVGGGNTAIDAARTSLRCGADHVCIIYRRSLNEMPAHIEEIDAAKEEGIEIQFLTNPTSIIQENGKLKAVECLKMELVDAGAGKRPKPVPIKDSEFIFDYDYLIAAIGQQIDTLFIKKEKDILLNKWDNIIVNEESMQTQIPYVFAGGDAVTGPLTAISGIHQGKIASQAIEKYLSGQNPKVTNNSFLSFKHILNKIPESEYVNVPKIQREKMPVLPIKNRNNFHEVELGFSLDQVCSEAKRCLECGCSEFYDCSLRKYADQFEIDISNFIGGFRKYVVDDRHPFIVFDPNKCINCGKCVRTCSEILKISAIGFVNRGFQTVVKPAMEKALIETNCVSCGNCIDACPTGAITEKHLFKIIGTLKKINLESVCSFCSIGCKINFKVINNRMFYISNTTEEIAKTHNNGYLCVKGRFGHRFFTETRRISEPLILKNNEYIQTGYEKTLNHISVKLKKIINKYGNDAVAVFGSPQMSNEELYLLQKFARIGLKTNHVDCLSSLLYSNCNNDLDDILGYTSSTINIDEIQNADIIVAINSNLSEENLIMELKIKEAQKKGAKFIFVNSAEIKATKFADLWIDSKKGTNTVLINSIINEIIKRKLFDASHIKDIDRFHDLCNMVSDYTSDEVCNITGIDHNKYKEISDLLLNKKAKIVFIYDIDSKREKSINDLKAIGNFLLLTNRFYKNNNGLLILRDYLNSTGLQAMGLSSSYLPGFVRIDDTKEISRIFKEWNTTPKKVFKPTKFKEKLLKGEIKAVLIFGEDPLIDLNNIKYFSNIEFMVVSDLVLTKTAKNANVFIPSTSVLENCGSYTRCDGIIQFTKPVILSKNNLQNWEIITNLAKSFSNEFNYVSVNEVTDEYLKINSACIKACTNSKTSTIQINNDNLNKKPGFLIYNIDISPFKPGRQKILCLENYYESKIKTKTNKYY; encoded by the coding sequence ATGACGAATATAAAAATTACTATAAACAATAAAGAAATTAATACTGTTTCCGGAAAGACTATTCTTGAGGTGGTTAATGATCATAAAATTGATACCATACCTACACTATGCCATGATGAAAGAATACCACCTTTTGGATCATGTTTTTTATGTGTTGTTGAAATAAAAGGTGTTGAAAAGTTAGTTCCTTCTTGTTCTACACCAATTTCTGACGGGATGGAGATATATACTGATAATGAAAAGATACGAAGTTCAAGAAAAACAGCTCTGGAACTTCTTTTCTCAAATCATTATGCAGATTGTGTGGGTCCCTGTAAAAATGATTGTCCGGCAGGAGTTGATGTTCAGGGTTATCTTGCACTTATTTCAATGAAAGAATACCGTGAAGCACTTATGTTAATTAAACAGAACAATCCAATGCCTATTTCCATTGGCAGGATTTGCGTACGTCATTGTGAATTAGCTTGCCGAAGAAATATTATTGATGAGCCAGTAGCTATCAATGCACTAAAAAGATATGTTGCAGATCTTGATAATAATTTATGGATTCCTCAGATTAAAAACAAAAAAAACAAAAAAGTTGCCGTAGTAGGAGGAGGCCCATCTGGACTTACCTGTGCATATTACCTGGCAATTGAAGGTTATTCTGTTACTATTTTTGAAAAACTACCCGAGCTTGGCGGTATGTTGCGTTATGGAATACCTGAATATAGATTGCCAAAAAAAGTTTTAGATTCTGAAATACAATGGATTTTGAATTTGGGTATTGATGTGAAAAAAGGTATTGAAATGGGACGCGATTTTTCTACTAAAGAGTTACATAATAATGGTTTTGACGCAATTTATCTCGCTGTTGGTGCCCATAAGGCTATGGGCATGCGACTTGATAATGAGGATGTTACAGAAGGAGTAATTAAAGGGATTGATTTTCTACGAAATGTTGAATTAAATGGATCGGTAAATTTACATGGCACAGTTGCTGTAGTTGGTGGAGGAAATACTGCAATTGATGCTGCCAGGACATCTTTACGGTGCGGAGCTGATCATGTATGTATTATTTACCGAAGATCATTAAATGAAATGCCTGCACACATTGAAGAAATTGACGCGGCAAAAGAAGAAGGAATTGAAATACAGTTTCTTACGAATCCCACATCAATTATTCAGGAAAACGGAAAGCTCAAAGCTGTTGAGTGTTTGAAAATGGAGCTTGTTGATGCAGGAGCAGGTAAAAGACCAAAGCCTGTACCAATTAAGGATTCGGAATTTATATTTGATTATGACTATCTGATAGCTGCAATTGGTCAGCAAATTGATACTTTATTTATTAAAAAAGAAAAAGATATTTTACTCAATAAATGGGACAATATTATTGTAAATGAAGAATCGATGCAAACTCAAATTCCTTATGTGTTTGCAGGTGGAGATGCAGTTACCGGGCCATTAACAGCGATTAGCGGAATTCATCAGGGGAAAATCGCCTCTCAGGCAATTGAAAAATATTTAAGTGGTCAAAATCCAAAAGTAACGAATAATTCATTTTTAAGTTTTAAACATATTCTGAATAAAATTCCCGAAAGTGAATATGTAAATGTACCAAAAATACAACGGGAGAAAATGCCCGTTTTACCAATTAAAAATCGAAATAATTTTCATGAAGTTGAACTGGGTTTTTCCTTAGATCAGGTTTGTTCCGAAGCTAAACGATGCCTTGAATGTGGATGTTCCGAATTTTACGATTGTTCACTTAGAAAATATGCTGACCAGTTTGAAATAGATATTTCAAATTTTATTGGGGGATTTAGAAAATATGTTGTTGATGATCGTCATCCTTTTATTGTTTTTGATCCAAATAAATGTATTAATTGTGGCAAATGTGTTAGAACTTGTTCGGAGATATTGAAGATTTCTGCTATAGGATTTGTGAACCGTGGATTTCAAACTGTGGTTAAGCCTGCAATGGAAAAAGCGCTTATTGAAACAAATTGTGTGTCTTGTGGAAATTGTATTGATGCCTGTCCAACAGGAGCTATTACAGAAAAACATTTGTTCAAAATAATTGGAACATTGAAGAAAATCAATTTAGAATCCGTATGTAGCTTTTGTTCAATCGGTTGTAAAATCAACTTCAAAGTTATTAATAACAGGATGTTTTATATTTCAAATACTACTGAAGAAATAGCAAAAACTCACAATAATGGATATTTGTGTGTTAAAGGAAGGTTTGGACATCGTTTTTTTACTGAAACACGAAGAATATCTGAACCTTTGATTCTTAAAAATAATGAATATATTCAAACCGGTTATGAAAAAACATTGAACCATATTTCCGTTAAGCTTAAAAAGATAATTAATAAATACGGGAATGATGCAGTAGCAGTTTTTGGTTCACCTCAAATGTCGAACGAAGAATTATATCTTTTACAAAAATTTGCACGTATAGGACTCAAAACCAACCATGTCGATTGTCTTTCCAGTCTTTTATACAGTAATTGTAATAACGATCTTGATGATATTTTAGGATATACATCTTCAACAATTAATATTGATGAAATTCAAAATGCGGATATCATTGTAGCAATAAATTCAAATTTATCAGAAGAAAATCTGATAATGGAGCTTAAAATTAAAGAAGCTCAAAAAAAAGGCGCAAAATTTATTTTTGTGAATTCTGCTGAAATTAAAGCAACTAAATTCGCTGATCTTTGGATTGATTCTAAAAAAGGAACAAATACTGTCCTTATTAACAGTATAATAAATGAAATTATTAAAAGAAAATTATTTGATGCTTCACATATTAAAGACATTGACAGATTCCATGATTTATGCAATATGGTTTCAGACTATACCTCTGATGAAGTGTGTAATATTACAGGAATAGATCATAATAAGTATAAAGAAATTTCTGATTTATTATTAAACAAAAAAGCCAAAATTGTTTTTATTTATGATATTGATTCTAAAAGAGAGAAATCCATAAATGATCTTAAAGCAATAGGTAATTTTTTGCTATTAACTAACAGGTTTTATAAAAATAATAATGGACTACTTATTTTACGCGATTACTTAAATTCAACAGGGCTACAGGCTATGGGTTTATCTTCGTCTTACTTGCCGGGTTTTGTTAGGATTGATGATACAAAAGAGATTAGTAGAATTTTTAAAGAGTGGAATACTACTCCAAAAAAAGTGTTCAAACCGACCAAGTTCAAAGAAAAATTATTAAAAGGAGAAATTAAAGCAGTATTGATATTTGGTGAAGATCCGTTAATTGATCTTAATAATATTAAATATTTTAGTAATATTGAGTTTATGGTTGTTAGCGATCTCGTATTAACAAAAACAGCAAAAAATGCTAATGTTTTTATACCATCCACATCTGTTCTTGAAAACTGCGGATCATATACACGCTGTGATGGTATTATACAATTTACAAAGCCTGTGATTTTATCTAAAAATAATTTGCAGAACTGGGAAATAATAACAAATTTAGCTAAATCTTTTAGTAATGAATTTAATTATGTGTCGGTTAACGAAGTAACTGATGAATATTTAAAGATAAACAGTGCTTGTATTAAGGCTTGCACTAATTCGAAAACATCAACTATTCAAATAAATAATGATAATTTAAATAAAAAGCCTGGTTTTTTGATTTATAATATTGATATTTCACCTTTTAAGCCAGGCAGACAAAAAATACTTTGTTTGGAGAATTATTATGAATCAAAAATAAAAACCAAAACGAATAAGTATTATTAA